The Prosthecobacter dejongeii genome contains a region encoding:
- the rpiB gene encoding ribose 5-phosphate isomerase B, protein MNIAIGSDHAGYRYKQAIISHLEKSGHLVTDFGTHSEESTDYPKFIRPVAEAVAAGKYERGIVLGGSGNGEAIAANRVKGIRCGLCWNLESARLTRQHNDANVLSLGERMMDLEMALQIVDLFLNTPFEGGRHLARIQQLDT, encoded by the coding sequence ATGAATATCGCCATTGGCTCCGACCACGCCGGCTATCGCTATAAGCAAGCCATCATCTCTCACCTGGAAAAGTCTGGGCATCTCGTGACGGATTTCGGCACGCACTCGGAAGAGTCCACAGACTACCCCAAATTCATACGCCCAGTGGCGGAAGCCGTGGCCGCCGGAAAGTATGAACGCGGCATCGTCCTCGGAGGTTCCGGGAATGGCGAAGCCATCGCGGCCAACCGCGTCAAGGGCATCCGCTGCGGTCTGTGCTGGAACCTGGAATCCGCCCGCCTGACTCGGCAGCACAATGACGCCAACGTGCTCTCCCTGGGCGAACGCATGATGGATCTGGAGATGGCTTTGCAAATTGTGGATCTTTTCCTGAACACTCCTTTTGAGGGAGGCCGCCATCTGGCGCGCATCCAGCAACTGGACACCTGA
- a CDS encoding histidine phosphatase family protein, producing the protein MPITRIYLIRHGATILTAEDRFAGATNVPLSDEGRHQATTLSQRLAPLNIAAVYASPLDRTLETARILAGPHHLEVNPRDGLKEISHGHWEQMTRHEVEVQFPQEAAAWDEDPYTFAPEGGESGLAVTARALPALLDIVRHHEGQSVIVVSHKATIRLLLSSLLGFDPRRYRDNLDQDPAALNIVDFKDPVRARLMLFNDTSHYAEGSLNKPESAEARLSKWWTH; encoded by the coding sequence ATGCCCATCACACGCATCTACCTCATCCGCCACGGAGCCACCATCCTGACCGCCGAGGACCGCTTTGCCGGCGCTACCAATGTGCCGCTTTCCGATGAAGGCCGCCATCAAGCCACCACGCTTTCCCAACGCCTGGCTCCTTTAAACATCGCCGCCGTTTATGCCTCTCCCCTGGACCGCACCCTGGAGACGGCCCGCATTTTAGCTGGACCGCACCATCTGGAAGTAAATCCTCGTGATGGGCTCAAGGAAATTTCCCACGGACATTGGGAACAAATGACTCGCCACGAAGTCGAAGTACAGTTCCCCCAAGAAGCCGCCGCCTGGGATGAAGATCCATACACCTTCGCCCCTGAAGGGGGTGAAAGCGGCCTCGCCGTCACGGCGCGCGCTCTGCCTGCACTGCTCGATATCGTGCGCCATCACGAGGGACAATCCGTGATCGTGGTCTCACACAAGGCCACCATCCGCCTCCTGCTGAGCTCCCTCCTCGGCTTTGATCCGCGCCGCTACCGGGACAATCTCGATCAAGATCCAGCGGCCCTCAATATCGTGGATTTTAAAGATCCCGTACGGGCTCGCCTAATGCTGTTTAATGACACCTCCCATTATGCAGAAGGCAGCCTCAATAAACCTGAATCTGCCGAGGCTCGTCTTTCCAAGTGGTGGACGCATTGA
- a CDS encoding sugar phosphate isomerase/epimerase family protein, whose protein sequence is MGRPVTLFTGQWADLSFDTMLQKAKAFGYDGVELACWGDHFEVAKADQAYCDAKRAALKAAGLQCHAISTHLVGQAVCDNIDPRHAQILPPHIYGDGEPEGVRQRAAEEIIKTAHAAKRFGVNVVNGFTGSSIWHLVYSFPPNLPGQIDAGYADFAKRWIPIFDEFQKLGVRFALEVHPTEIAFDIASAERALQAVDYHPAFGFNYDPSHFGYQGVDYVKFLYKFSDRIYHVHMKDVAWNLGVDAGVFGGHVDFHKPSRYWDFKSVGRGNINFEKIIRALNDISYGGPLSVEWEDGAMDREFGATESAAFVKKLDFPPSKIIFDAQFAENSK, encoded by the coding sequence ATGGGCAGACCCGTCACTCTCTTCACCGGCCAGTGGGCCGACCTCTCCTTTGACACCATGCTGCAGAAGGCCAAGGCCTTTGGTTACGACGGTGTCGAGCTCGCCTGCTGGGGCGACCATTTCGAAGTCGCCAAAGCGGATCAGGCCTACTGCGATGCCAAACGCGCTGCACTGAAAGCCGCAGGCCTCCAGTGCCATGCCATCTCCACCCACCTCGTGGGCCAGGCCGTGTGCGACAATATTGACCCTCGCCATGCCCAGATCCTGCCTCCCCACATCTATGGAGATGGCGAACCAGAAGGCGTGCGCCAGCGTGCCGCAGAAGAGATCATCAAAACCGCCCATGCTGCCAAGCGCTTTGGCGTGAATGTAGTGAATGGTTTCACTGGCAGCTCCATCTGGCATCTGGTCTATTCTTTCCCACCGAATCTGCCAGGCCAGATTGACGCCGGTTACGCTGACTTTGCGAAACGCTGGATCCCCATCTTCGACGAATTCCAGAAGCTGGGCGTGCGCTTCGCCCTCGAAGTCCACCCAACGGAAATCGCCTTCGACATCGCCAGTGCTGAGCGCGCCCTCCAGGCTGTGGATTACCACCCCGCCTTCGGTTTCAACTACGACCCAAGCCACTTTGGCTACCAGGGCGTGGACTATGTGAAGTTCCTCTATAAATTCAGCGATCGCATCTATCACGTGCACATGAAGGACGTGGCCTGGAACCTGGGCGTGGACGCCGGGGTCTTCGGCGGTCATGTGGACTTCCACAAGCCTAGCCGCTACTGGGACTTCAAGTCCGTGGGCCGTGGCAACATCAACTTCGAGAAAATCATCCGTGCGCTGAATGACATCAGCTACGGTGGCCCTCTCAGCGTGGAGTGGGAAGACGGCGCGATGGACCGTGAGTTCGGAGCCACCGAATCCGCCGCCTTCGTGAAGAAACTCGACTTCCCGCCTTCGAAGATCATCTTCGACGCTCAGTTCGCCGAGAATAGCAAGTAA
- the wrbA gene encoding NAD(P)H:quinone oxidoreductase, with protein sequence MSKLLVLYYSTYGHIENMANAIAEGARAVQGVEVTLKRVPETMPPDVAAKAGAKLDQNAPVATPAELAEYDAIIFGTPTRFGNMAAQMRNFLDQTGGLWMKGALIGKVGSVFTSTGTGGGNESTILTTIPTLLHHGMIYVGLPYSAPELTDISEVRGGSPYGAGTIAGADGSRQPSEKELSLARFQGKHVASITAKLTA encoded by the coding sequence ATGTCCAAGCTCCTTGTTCTCTATTATTCCACTTACGGTCACATTGAAAACATGGCCAATGCCATCGCTGAAGGTGCCCGTGCGGTGCAGGGTGTCGAAGTCACTCTGAAGCGCGTCCCTGAAACCATGCCACCTGACGTGGCCGCAAAAGCAGGAGCAAAGCTGGATCAAAATGCCCCCGTGGCCACGCCAGCTGAACTGGCTGAATACGATGCCATCATCTTTGGCACTCCGACCCGCTTTGGAAACATGGCGGCCCAGATGCGCAATTTCCTGGATCAAACCGGCGGTCTTTGGATGAAAGGAGCCCTCATTGGTAAAGTGGGAAGCGTCTTTACCAGCACTGGCACGGGCGGCGGCAATGAATCCACCATCCTCACCACGATTCCTACTCTTTTACATCACGGCATGATTTATGTGGGCCTGCCTTATTCTGCGCCTGAGCTGACAGACATCAGTGAAGTCCGTGGCGGTAGTCCCTATGGAGCAGGGACCATTGCTGGAGCCGATGGCTCTCGCCAGCCAAGCGAGAAAGAGCTCTCTCTAGCCCGCTTTCAGGGGAAGCATGTGGCGAGTATCACGGCAAAATTGACAGCTTAA
- a CDS encoding SUMF1/EgtB/PvdO family nonheme iron enzyme, whose product MKTWLFSVLAFGLICLSAQAGDIVALCIGNDAYVNPEDQLDTPGKDAELMFATLRNVPGVLPEDIVLLKDARRNQMSLALRQFRSRAAGAKLALVFYSGHGVEDTPTGYDRAETFLLPVDANITNVDDLPDNAIPLRDVLSALEGTRGAARAVILDCCRSGAPAATKALAGSTKNLGGLDENVKRALGGAILPDGTLIAFAASPGRKAAAFLQESDTNSPFTRFLTDQMRTQGADLFSIVNAASRITKQRTEMRQVPHVELRGDASLITDFIIPAAQPVLARLPTPPVLTPPSAPMHETEEQRAAREGRELVQRMIAFRQAQAALKTSPTKTSPHSQLDALKITTPLTATQESPFTNSLGMKYVPVITYMGNKRLLFSVWETRRQDYDAYKNRDAGETWKKLQLEDDERLHPASSISWEEATAFCLWLTQTERQAGRIRPDDEYRLPTDQEWSYAVGIADLEPGQATPEVKDGLLDDLYPWGKEFPPPANSGNYADVKAQAKGSGYEYLTEYNDGFALTSPVGTYPSNAFGLYDMGGNVWEWCQDWYSAKQDTRVLRGGSWYDSAPVYLRSASRFPVAPTFSHDYNGFRCVLSVGGK is encoded by the coding sequence ATGAAAACGTGGCTTTTCTCTGTCCTGGCTTTTGGTCTCATCTGCCTCTCGGCCCAGGCAGGAGACATTGTGGCGCTTTGCATCGGCAATGACGCCTACGTGAACCCAGAGGATCAACTGGATACCCCAGGAAAAGATGCCGAGCTGATGTTCGCCACCCTTCGCAACGTCCCCGGTGTGTTGCCTGAAGACATCGTCTTGCTGAAGGATGCGCGGCGGAACCAGATGAGTCTGGCCCTGCGTCAGTTCCGCTCACGCGCTGCGGGTGCCAAACTGGCTCTTGTTTTTTACTCTGGCCATGGCGTGGAAGACACCCCCACAGGTTATGATCGTGCGGAGACTTTCCTGCTGCCAGTGGATGCCAACATCACGAATGTGGATGACCTCCCGGACAATGCCATTCCGCTGCGCGATGTGCTGAGCGCTTTGGAAGGCACCCGTGGGGCTGCACGTGCTGTCATTCTAGACTGCTGCCGCAGTGGTGCCCCGGCGGCGACCAAGGCCCTGGCAGGCTCCACCAAAAATCTAGGTGGTTTAGATGAAAATGTGAAACGTGCTCTGGGTGGTGCCATTTTGCCGGACGGCACCCTCATCGCCTTCGCTGCGAGCCCCGGGCGCAAAGCCGCCGCTTTTCTCCAGGAAAGCGATACGAACAGCCCCTTCACTCGTTTTTTGACCGATCAAATGCGCACGCAGGGAGCGGACCTTTTTTCCATTGTCAATGCCGCCAGCCGCATCACCAAACAGCGCACGGAAATGCGCCAAGTACCCCATGTGGAACTGCGCGGGGATGCCTCCCTCATTACAGACTTCATCATCCCTGCCGCTCAGCCAGTGCTAGCGCGTCTGCCCACGCCCCCAGTCCTGACACCTCCCAGCGCGCCGATGCATGAGACCGAGGAGCAGCGTGCGGCACGTGAAGGCCGTGAGCTGGTGCAGCGAATGATCGCCTTTCGTCAAGCCCAGGCCGCACTTAAGACCAGCCCGACTAAAACCAGTCCTCATTCTCAACTCGACGCGCTCAAAATCACCACCCCACTCACCGCCACCCAAGAGAGCCCTTTTACCAACAGCCTGGGCATGAAATACGTGCCCGTCATCACTTACATGGGCAACAAACGCTTGCTTTTCAGCGTCTGGGAAACCCGGCGACAGGACTATGATGCGTATAAAAATCGCGACGCGGGTGAGACCTGGAAAAAGCTCCAGCTAGAGGATGATGAGCGGCTGCACCCAGCCTCCAGCATCAGTTGGGAGGAGGCCACAGCCTTTTGTCTCTGGCTAACCCAAACGGAGCGTCAGGCAGGCCGCATCCGCCCCGATGATGAGTATCGCCTGCCTACGGATCAAGAGTGGAGCTACGCCGTCGGCATTGCCGATCTCGAACCTGGCCAGGCTACCCCCGAGGTGAAAGATGGCCTGCTGGATGACCTTTATCCCTGGGGCAAAGAATTTCCACCTCCCGCCAACAGTGGCAACTACGCCGATGTCAAAGCCCAGGCCAAAGGCAGCGGCTACGAGTACTTAACGGAATACAACGATGGCTTTGCCCTCACCTCGCCCGTAGGCACCTACCCGTCAAATGCCTTTGGCCTTTACGACATGGGCGGCAATGTCTGGGAATGGTGTCAGGACTGGTACAGCGCCAAGCAAGATACCCGGGTGCTGCGCGGTGGCAGTTGGTATGACTCCGCTCCCGTTTACCTGCGATCGGCATCCCGCTTCCCAGTCGCCCCTACTTTCAGCCATGACTACAATGGCTTTCGGTGCGTGCTATCGGTAGGGGGAAAGTGA
- a CDS encoding class I SAM-dependent RNA methyltransferase, which produces MVPRKFVAHPFAYHQELDVRIDNLTNEGSGVARVDGWVVFVPFALPGELVRCRIYRNHKNYSNADLVEVLEPSSERVTAPCPLFGTCGGCQYQHLDYPKQIEWKRRQVEELLKHMAKIEHPVLPVIASPKQYEYRSKITPHFHRPKAGEIGAIGFLRVGTRNAMVDVEQCPIAMPQLNEQLTVVRAEARANQEAFKNGATLLMRAAVNGVLTKADQIAIEQVGEVKFEFQAGDFFQNNPFILADFVGYAVDEAKAAGAQYLVDAYCGSGLFGISAARHFQEVIGVELSESAVRKASHNAEINGLTNCRFLAADAREIFKEVPHAGKDTVVIIDPPRAGCSEEFLQQLFAFDPKRVVYISCNPATQMRDLVLFHEAGFKLEKVQPFDLFPQTKHLECVMTLSR; this is translated from the coding sequence ATGGTCCCACGCAAGTTTGTCGCCCACCCCTTCGCCTATCACCAGGAACTCGATGTCCGCATTGATAACCTGACCAATGAGGGCAGCGGTGTCGCACGCGTGGATGGCTGGGTGGTCTTTGTCCCTTTTGCCCTGCCTGGGGAGCTGGTGCGCTGCCGCATCTACAGGAATCACAAGAACTACAGCAATGCAGACCTGGTGGAAGTGCTGGAGCCTTCCAGTGAACGCGTGACTGCCCCCTGCCCTCTTTTTGGCACTTGCGGTGGCTGCCAGTATCAGCACCTCGATTACCCGAAACAGATCGAATGGAAACGACGCCAGGTGGAGGAATTGCTGAAGCACATGGCAAAGATCGAGCACCCCGTCCTGCCCGTCATCGCCTCTCCCAAGCAATACGAATACCGCTCCAAAATCACCCCCCATTTTCACAGACCTAAGGCGGGAGAAATCGGAGCCATCGGCTTTCTGCGGGTGGGTACACGCAATGCGATGGTGGATGTGGAGCAGTGCCCCATCGCCATGCCCCAGCTAAATGAACAGCTCACCGTCGTCCGGGCGGAAGCTCGGGCAAATCAGGAGGCTTTTAAAAACGGAGCCACTTTACTGATGAGAGCCGCCGTGAATGGCGTGCTGACGAAGGCCGACCAAATCGCCATTGAGCAAGTGGGCGAGGTCAAATTCGAATTCCAAGCGGGCGATTTCTTCCAAAACAATCCGTTCATCCTAGCTGACTTCGTTGGTTATGCGGTGGATGAAGCCAAGGCGGCAGGTGCTCAATATCTGGTGGATGCTTACTGCGGCAGCGGCCTTTTTGGCATCAGCGCCGCTCGTCATTTCCAAGAAGTCATCGGCGTGGAGCTTTCCGAGAGCGCCGTCCGCAAAGCCTCGCACAATGCAGAAATCAATGGCCTCACGAACTGCCGATTTCTAGCCGCCGATGCCCGTGAGATCTTCAAAGAAGTCCCCCATGCAGGCAAAGACACAGTGGTCATCATTGATCCCCCACGAGCGGGCTGCAGCGAGGAATTTTTGCAGCAGCTCTTTGCCTTTGATCCCAAGCGTGTGGTTTACATCTCGTGCAATCCCGCCACTCAGATGCGTGACCTCGTCCTTTTTCATGAGGCTGGTTTTAAACTAGAAAAGGTGCAGCCGTTTGATCTCTTCCCCCAGACCAAACACCTGGAGTGCGTAATGACGCTGAGCCGTTGA
- a CDS encoding DUF4384 domain-containing protein, with translation MKLFLHSLALLMVLSAWGDETQVLKLLDQKCADCHSDGDEEPALHGGINLTQLKGAEDEVKSILDRVQRADTVKGRMPKSKGQPGDAAYLPPLTAEEVTLLKTWSAGGPTAAKTETSAPVMEASPSAAAAAPVRRFIPMAEEVRIIAADVVKLPESTQPFVRYLTLTNLANLRDALGQPVEDAKQMETYRAAISKLLNSLSHEGQIHVPSAIDEGKTIYRFDLRDYGWTPKEWEQHVVAGYPYALRGLDARREQEIQDATHSAAAWVRADWFTFAASQPPLYNQLLHLPDNDRDLEKQLGVDVVGNLTHKRAIRAGFRESGVSQGNRMIERHELGRYPGAYWKSYDFSPLDLHGQHDLFRSPLGPVGAGLTPNQDREFAHDGGEIIWNLRNGLQAYYLSTAKGTKLDRAPTEIVQDRKRRDGAIINGISCMACHESGMKYTLDKPLEEFKDEVGPVALKAGLDRAEQRMVEDLYVPQAKLHEVVKQDEERFKKALATATPGYDQPLDPVERLYKRFKADIKLETLAAEFGEEDLSFIARLKDTRDTDLESIATQLETGLGFPRAGFMDQFRAVVSALSYQQLDFTPIAYTELTSGASKAGGNIGQVSLSEGGKLTLSTDKAHYVKGDLMTVTLRATEGVFVRLYHFSADKKITQIFPNAGQKQNFIPGGKSVTLPGTGDSFRFRMGSPYGTEIILAVASPVQFTDAENLAFAQNEVFKSFPENDLRKAAKRGVKGLTVEVSDMQGKVVGERSAATFTARAVFTVSDH, from the coding sequence ATGAAACTCTTTTTACACAGTCTGGCCCTGCTTATGGTGCTCTCTGCCTGGGGGGATGAAACTCAGGTTTTGAAGTTGTTGGATCAAAAATGTGCCGACTGCCATAGCGATGGTGATGAAGAGCCAGCGCTGCATGGTGGCATCAATCTCACCCAACTCAAAGGGGCAGAAGATGAAGTCAAAAGCATCCTAGATCGAGTGCAACGTGCTGATACGGTGAAGGGGCGCATGCCCAAGAGCAAAGGCCAGCCTGGTGACGCAGCGTACCTGCCACCCCTGACGGCGGAGGAAGTCACGCTGCTGAAAACTTGGAGCGCTGGCGGGCCCACTGCGGCTAAGACTGAGACTTCGGCGCCTGTAATGGAGGCCTCGCCATCGGCTGCCGCCGCAGCCCCTGTTCGTCGTTTCATCCCCATGGCAGAGGAGGTGCGCATCATCGCTGCAGATGTCGTGAAACTTCCAGAATCCACGCAACCTTTTGTCCGATACCTGACCCTGACCAATCTGGCAAATCTGCGCGATGCCCTGGGCCAGCCTGTGGAGGATGCGAAGCAGATGGAGACCTATCGTGCGGCGATTAGCAAGCTTCTCAATAGCCTCAGTCACGAGGGACAGATCCACGTGCCCAGTGCGATCGATGAAGGCAAGACGATCTATCGGTTTGACCTGCGTGATTATGGCTGGACTCCGAAGGAGTGGGAGCAGCATGTGGTGGCCGGTTATCCTTATGCTCTTCGGGGGCTGGATGCCCGGCGGGAGCAGGAAATCCAAGACGCTACCCACAGTGCCGCAGCTTGGGTGCGGGCAGACTGGTTCACCTTCGCTGCCAGCCAGCCGCCTTTGTATAACCAACTGTTGCATCTGCCTGACAATGATCGCGATCTGGAAAAACAATTGGGTGTGGACGTGGTGGGGAATCTCACGCACAAGCGTGCCATTCGTGCGGGATTTCGTGAGAGTGGTGTCAGCCAGGGGAATCGCATGATTGAGCGTCATGAGTTAGGCCGCTACCCAGGTGCTTACTGGAAAAGTTACGACTTCAGCCCCTTGGATCTGCATGGCCAGCACGATCTCTTTCGCAGCCCGCTGGGCCCTGTGGGTGCAGGTTTGACGCCTAACCAGGACCGTGAATTTGCCCACGATGGGGGTGAGATCATCTGGAACCTGCGCAATGGCCTTCAAGCCTATTACCTCAGCACTGCCAAAGGCACAAAGCTGGACCGTGCGCCGACCGAGATCGTACAGGATAGAAAGCGCCGGGACGGAGCCATCATCAACGGCATCTCCTGCATGGCCTGCCACGAATCAGGTATGAAGTACACCCTGGATAAGCCCCTCGAAGAATTCAAAGATGAGGTGGGCCCCGTAGCCCTCAAGGCTGGGCTGGACCGCGCCGAGCAGCGTATGGTGGAGGATCTGTATGTGCCCCAGGCCAAACTGCATGAAGTGGTGAAGCAGGACGAAGAGCGTTTCAAAAAAGCCCTGGCTACCGCTACTCCTGGTTACGACCAGCCGCTGGATCCCGTTGAGCGTCTTTACAAACGCTTCAAGGCGGACATCAAGCTGGAGACTCTTGCTGCTGAATTCGGCGAAGAAGACCTCAGCTTTATTGCGCGCCTGAAGGATACGCGGGATACTGACCTGGAGAGCATCGCCACCCAGTTGGAAACCGGGCTCGGCTTTCCACGCGCGGGATTTATGGATCAATTTCGTGCCGTTGTCAGTGCCTTGAGCTATCAGCAACTCGACTTCACGCCCATTGCTTACACGGAGTTGACCAGTGGTGCCTCCAAGGCTGGGGGCAACATCGGCCAAGTGTCCCTGAGCGAGGGCGGTAAACTCACCCTGAGCACGGACAAGGCTCACTACGTGAAGGGGGATCTGATGACCGTGACGCTCAGAGCCACCGAAGGCGTTTTTGTGAGGCTGTATCACTTCAGTGCCGATAAAAAGATCACCCAAATCTTCCCGAATGCCGGGCAAAAACAGAACTTCATCCCTGGGGGGAAATCGGTGACTCTGCCTGGTACGGGCGACAGCTTTCGCTTCCGCATGGGGAGTCCTTACGGCACTGAGATCATTCTGGCCGTGGCCAGTCCCGTGCAGTTTACGGATGCTGAAAATCTCGCCTTTGCGCAGAACGAGGTCTTTAAATCCTTTCCTGAAAATGATTTGCGGAAGGCAGCCAAACGAGGTGTGAAAGGACTTACGGTGGAAGTCTCCGACATGCAGGGGAAGGTGGTTGGAGAGCGTAGTGCGGCCACCTTCACGGCCCGTGCGGTCTTCACGGTTTCAGATCACTAA
- a CDS encoding YiiD C-terminal domain-containing protein: MNDDLLRETEHFLHEQIPLTRAMGVKVESYDGGTLVITAPLEPNHNHLGTAFGGSLSAIATLTGYSLLWLMLGDRTAHIVIRESTIRYRRPVRGLIRAFCQPPDGATIREFKKLFAEAGKARLNLQVTIQEEGQICVEFSGEFVAIK, translated from the coding sequence ATGAACGATGACCTGCTGCGTGAAACGGAGCACTTTCTTCATGAGCAGATTCCCCTCACTCGCGCCATGGGGGTAAAGGTGGAAAGTTACGATGGCGGAACGCTGGTGATCACCGCACCGCTGGAGCCCAATCACAACCACCTCGGAACCGCTTTCGGCGGCAGCCTTAGCGCCATCGCCACTCTGACGGGATACAGCTTGCTATGGTTGATGTTAGGTGATCGCACAGCCCACATCGTCATCCGCGAAAGCACCATCCGTTATCGGCGGCCCGTGCGTGGGCTTATTCGTGCCTTCTGCCAGCCACCCGATGGTGCCACAATCCGTGAATTTAAAAAGCTGTTTGCTGAGGCAGGCAAAGCACGCCTGAATCTCCAAGTCACCATCCAGGAAGAAGGGCAAATTTGCGTAGAATTCAGCGGCGAATTTGTGGCGATAAAATAA
- a CDS encoding metal ABC transporter substrate-binding protein — translation MKFFIPLLSLLAFSLSAPAAVKVATLHPILADVARQVGGSHVEVVEIMKAGGDVHHFEPSARDIASMKGAPVILACGKHLETYLDKLRDSVGSGVKIVEVGRLIPSLLLDPKNEIFVCCPAHAKSSVDPHWWHSAENMKRAARIVAGELSQLDPVNEGAYEAGAKAAGEKFMQLKSWAQKEISRIPRGDRKLVTAHAAFGYFCKEYGFKTIPMLGIGRSDDISAQYIAQTIQAIRDNKIKAVFPEDQANPKVLTEIVRSTGVKTGEPLVADGTSAHAHTFETMLAHNVRVIVAALAPQ, via the coding sequence ATGAAATTTTTCATTCCCCTTCTTTCTCTCTTGGCTTTTAGCCTCAGCGCCCCGGCGGCGGTGAAGGTGGCTACGCTGCACCCCATCCTGGCAGATGTTGCCCGTCAAGTCGGTGGTTCCCATGTTGAGGTTGTTGAGATCATGAAAGCTGGTGGGGATGTGCATCACTTTGAGCCTTCGGCCAGGGATATCGCCTCCATGAAAGGTGCGCCAGTGATTCTCGCCTGTGGCAAGCATCTGGAAACCTATTTGGACAAGCTCCGTGACAGCGTAGGCAGTGGTGTGAAGATCGTAGAAGTGGGGCGGCTCATTCCTTCCCTTTTGTTAGACCCTAAGAATGAAATCTTCGTCTGCTGCCCGGCTCATGCCAAAAGCAGTGTGGACCCACACTGGTGGCACAGCGCGGAAAATATGAAGCGTGCGGCCCGCATCGTCGCTGGTGAACTGAGCCAGCTAGATCCGGTGAATGAGGGGGCCTACGAAGCTGGAGCTAAAGCAGCGGGGGAGAAATTCATGCAGCTCAAAAGCTGGGCGCAGAAAGAGATCTCACGCATCCCGCGCGGAGATCGGAAACTGGTGACAGCTCACGCGGCATTTGGTTACTTTTGCAAAGAGTACGGGTTTAAGACCATCCCCATGCTGGGCATTGGCCGCAGCGACGACATCTCGGCTCAGTATATTGCCCAGACCATTCAGGCCATCCGTGATAACAAGATCAAAGCGGTCTTCCCTGAGGATCAGGCGAATCCCAAAGTGCTAACGGAGATCGTCCGCAGTACTGGGGTGAAGACGGGGGAGCCGCTCGTTGCCGATGGCACGTCAGCACACGCCCATACCTTTGAGACCATGCTGGCTCACAACGTACGCGTCATTGTTGCGGCGTTAGCTCCTCAATAA
- a CDS encoding OmpA family protein, with the protein MNCSLWLGFFAAFVLLVPLASGQTAAPLDETLARQSLSAKPARNPVKSVAPVVKRTHERRATKGLNVEVDVEVIHRTDGSTEEHTFMPLPILFVVNSDQLLDEVSRANVRKLAAIIQEISADGKASFSIQGHTSAEGDAKANQQLSERRAARIQALLAAEGVPMQTLVAIGLGEEVARFPDSAAESELQQDRRVLVVRMR; encoded by the coding sequence ATGAACTGCTCTCTCTGGTTGGGTTTCTTTGCGGCTTTTGTTTTGCTGGTGCCCCTGGCTTCAGGACAGACCGCTGCACCGCTGGACGAGACGCTGGCACGTCAAAGCCTTTCGGCGAAGCCAGCGCGCAACCCGGTGAAGAGTGTGGCCCCGGTGGTCAAGCGCACGCATGAACGCCGGGCAACGAAGGGGCTAAATGTCGAGGTGGACGTGGAAGTGATCCACCGCACGGATGGCAGCACGGAGGAGCACACGTTCATGCCATTGCCCATCCTTTTTGTGGTGAATTCGGATCAACTCTTGGATGAAGTTTCCCGTGCCAATGTGCGCAAACTAGCGGCGATCATTCAGGAAATCTCAGCGGATGGAAAAGCAAGCTTCAGCATCCAGGGGCACACAAGTGCGGAGGGTGATGCAAAAGCCAATCAACAACTGAGTGAACGCCGGGCGGCACGCATCCAGGCCTTGCTCGCTGCTGAAGGCGTGCCCATGCAGACCTTGGTTGCCATCGGTTTGGGAGAGGAAGTGGCAAGGTTTCCAGACAGCGCGGCGGAATCTGAGCTGCAGCAGGATCGGCGAGTGCTGGTGGTGCGGATGCGGTGA